The following proteins are encoded in a genomic region of alpha proteobacterium U9-1i:
- a CDS encoding DNA-binding response regulator, with amino-acid sequence MAPEDPHILVVDDHREIRESLAQFLKKNGRRATPVDSAEAARKALKESRVDLVILDIMMPGEDGLSLCRHIREANHIPVILLSARAEELDRIIGLEIGADDYVVKPFNPRELLARIDAVLRRTHALPPSAEAPAGEALRFDRWTLQLAERTLIDDSGVAQELSTGEYRLLLTFLQRPKAVLTRDHLLDLAFDRGGDVFDRAVDTQVSRLRRKIEADPRTPKLIKTVWGGGYVFTAAVEKA; translated from the coding sequence ATGGCTCCTGAAGACCCGCACATCCTGGTTGTCGACGACCATCGCGAGATCCGCGAATCCCTGGCGCAGTTCCTTAAAAAGAACGGCCGCCGCGCCACTCCCGTGGACAGCGCCGAGGCGGCGCGCAAGGCGCTTAAGGAAAGCCGCGTCGATCTGGTGATCCTCGACATCATGATGCCGGGCGAAGACGGCCTGTCTCTCTGCCGGCACATCCGCGAAGCCAACCATATCCCGGTGATCTTGCTCTCGGCCCGCGCCGAGGAGCTCGATCGCATCATCGGCCTCGAAATCGGCGCCGATGATTACGTGGTGAAGCCCTTCAACCCGCGCGAATTGCTCGCCCGCATTGACGCCGTTCTGCGTCGCACACATGCACTCCCGCCGAGTGCGGAGGCGCCCGCTGGCGAAGCTCTGCGTTTCGATCGTTGGACCTTGCAGCTCGCCGAACGCACGTTGATCGATGATTCCGGCGTCGCTCAAGAATTGTCGACCGGCGAGTATCGCCTGCTGCTCACATTCCTGCAGCGTCCAAAGGCGGTGTTGACGCGCGATCACCTCCTTGACCTCGCATTCGATCGCGGTGGCGACGTGTTTGATCGCGCCGTTGATACCCAGGTCAGCCGCTTGCGCCGCAAAATCGAGGCAGACCCCAGAACGCCGAAACTGATCAAGACCGTCTGGGGCGGCGGCTACGTGTTCACGGCCGCGGTCGAAAAGGCGTGA
- a CDS encoding macrolide-specific efflux protein MacA — MFAKVQERAKELWAKRPGLLRGRNLYLAGGCALAVLLVIWMFTRGDSDADPYRTAAIDRGEITRVVSATGTLQPLVSANVGSTVSGPVQEVIADFNSQVRAGQVLARLDPTPFQQRIVQAQASLAQAQAQAAVAEADYQRYVLLQQRGFASEQLMSQQRAARDTARASVAQASAQVATARTDLDRSVIRSPIDGVVVDRQVNVGQSVAASFQAATLFVIAQDLSRLQANITVDEADIGELDEGMPVRFTVDAFPDREFEGRVSQVRQQGVAESGVVSYTVVVEADNPGRRLLPGMTANAEIIIEQQDNVLRVPNTALRFRPADPDVAAQGTALAAETRGGGAAAAASGERRQRGAGRGEGQGRGQRGGGAAMRGMEQLTERLELTEAQQTQARAAFQNSMQAGQRPGQDATQAERRAFMRRIREAALREIEPNLTERQRQLLTEMRAGGGEDARREVRRQAVLWVLRNNRPTPVQVEIGVADNSNTVLLGGLQEGDEVIIGGGPRAETPQRGPMGGGGGPRIRGA, encoded by the coding sequence ATGTTCGCCAAGGTGCAAGAACGCGCGAAAGAATTGTGGGCGAAGCGGCCAGGTCTGCTGCGCGGACGCAATCTTTATCTCGCTGGCGGCTGCGCGCTGGCGGTGCTGCTCGTGATCTGGATGTTCACACGCGGCGATAGCGACGCTGACCCTTATCGCACGGCGGCTATCGATCGCGGCGAAATCACGCGTGTTGTAAGTGCGACTGGCACCTTGCAGCCGCTCGTCTCCGCCAATGTAGGCTCGACGGTCTCGGGGCCGGTGCAGGAGGTTATTGCCGACTTCAATTCGCAGGTGCGCGCCGGCCAAGTGCTCGCGCGTCTCGATCCCACGCCGTTTCAGCAGCGCATTGTACAGGCGCAGGCTTCGCTCGCGCAGGCTCAGGCACAGGCCGCGGTCGCGGAAGCCGACTATCAACGTTATGTGCTTTTGCAGCAGCGCGGCTTTGCTTCAGAGCAATTGATGAGCCAGCAGCGCGCCGCGCGTGACACCGCGCGCGCTTCCGTTGCGCAGGCGTCTGCGCAGGTGGCGACGGCGCGGACGGATTTGGATCGCAGCGTTATCCGCTCGCCGATCGATGGCGTTGTCGTTGATCGCCAGGTGAATGTCGGCCAATCGGTTGCGGCGAGCTTTCAAGCCGCGACCTTATTTGTGATCGCGCAGGACTTGTCGCGCTTGCAAGCCAACATCACCGTGGATGAGGCCGATATCGGCGAGCTCGATGAAGGCATGCCGGTGCGGTTCACGGTGGACGCCTTCCCTGATCGCGAATTCGAGGGACGGGTGAGTCAAGTGCGCCAGCAGGGCGTCGCTGAGTCAGGGGTGGTGAGCTACACGGTTGTGGTCGAGGCGGACAATCCAGGCCGCCGGCTTCTGCCAGGGATGACGGCGAACGCTGAAATCATCATTGAGCAGCAAGACAACGTTTTGCGCGTTCCGAACACGGCGCTGCGCTTCCGGCCCGCCGATCCTGATGTCGCGGCGCAAGGCACAGCGTTGGCGGCGGAAACGCGTGGCGGCGGCGCTGCGGCCGCAGCAAGCGGCGAACGACGGCAGCGCGGCGCTGGGCGCGGCGAAGGTCAAGGCAGAGGCCAACGCGGCGGCGGCGCGGCGATGCGCGGCATGGAACAATTGACGGAGCGACTTGAACTTACCGAAGCGCAACAAACGCAAGCACGCGCGGCGTTTCAGAACTCCATGCAAGCCGGGCAGCGCCCCGGACAAGACGCGACGCAAGCCGAGCGCCGTGCGTTCATGCGCCGTATCCGCGAGGCGGCCTTGCGTGAGATCGAGCCGAACCTGACTGAGCGCCAACGTCAGCTGCTGACAGAAATGCGCGCAGGTGGTGGTGAGGACGCGCGTCGCGAAGTGCGCCGGCAGGCTGTGCTTTGGGTGTTGCGCAACAATCGCCCGACGCCGGTGCAGGTGGAAATCGGTGTCGCGGACAATTCCAATACGGTGCTGCTTGGCGGGTTGCAGGAAGGCGATGAGGTTATCATCGGCGGCGGCCCGCGCGCTGAAACCCCGCAGCGCGGCCCAATGGGCGGTGGCGGCGGCCCGCGGATTCGGGGCGCGTGA
- a CDS encoding ABC transporter, which translates to MDLIVANALVKHYVMGDETVHALDGVSFAIPEGDYCAIVGPSGSGKSTLMNILGGLDTPSDGRIVINGADIGALDDEGLAGFRNKTIGFIFQSFNLLPRMTALENVELPMIYGGVDPKERRSRAAQLLTRVGLGERLGHRPTQLSGGQQQRVAIARALAGQPALLLADEPTGALDTNTGKEILALFRELNQEGVTIVIVTHDLEVAAAAKRTIEMRDGKIIRDQKNGARAA; encoded by the coding sequence ATGGATCTTATCGTCGCCAACGCGCTGGTGAAGCATTACGTCATGGGCGACGAAACCGTGCACGCGCTGGATGGCGTGAGCTTCGCCATACCCGAGGGTGACTATTGCGCCATCGTTGGGCCGTCAGGGTCCGGCAAGTCGACGCTGATGAACATCCTGGGCGGTTTGGATACGCCAAGCGATGGGCGCATCGTCATCAATGGCGCCGATATAGGCGCGCTGGACGATGAGGGGCTCGCCGGCTTTCGCAATAAGACCATCGGCTTCATCTTTCAGAGCTTCAACCTGCTGCCGCGCATGACGGCGCTGGAGAATGTCGAGCTGCCGATGATTTACGGCGGCGTCGATCCGAAAGAGCGGCGCTCGCGCGCGGCCCAATTGCTAACCCGCGTTGGGTTGGGCGAACGTTTAGGCCATCGGCCGACGCAGCTTTCCGGTGGCCAACAGCAGCGCGTGGCGATCGCGCGAGCGCTTGCGGGGCAACCGGCGCTGCTGCTCGCGGATGAACCAACGGGGGCGCTGGACACCAATACGGGCAAGGAAATCCTAGCGCTTTTCCGGGAGCTCAATCAGGAAGGCGTGACGATCGTGATCGTGACGCACGATCTCGAAGTCGCGGCCGCCGCGAAGCGCACGATTGAGATGCGCGACGGCAAGATCATTCGCGACCAAAAGAACGGAGCGCGCGCGGCATGA
- a CDS encoding permease protein MacB translates to MMRSSDLVSSAMRALRSNPLRSALTALGVIIGVSSVVAMVSLGSGAQAQVERSIASLGSNLLIVVPGAMRGGGGVRMAAGGSGGGGGGWDSLTMDDATAIAQVDGVIAVAPSQRTRGQVIANGVNWNPQIEGVTPAYLTARDWTVEQGRFFDDTEERQARRVVVIGQTVVDQLFPNVDPLGENVRINGGSYEVIGVLASKGQNGFQDQDDIVLAPLTTVKRRISGRNRRADTVSQISVKAESEDALARVEEDVTNLLRQRHRTSEGEDDFTVQNLSSVSEAMQQTTQVFTYLLGGISAVSLLVGGIGIMNIMLVSVTERTREIGLRKALGARESDILHQFGLEAVALSVAGGVVGLALGVLGAWGMTTLFNLPLVLSPLNAALAILFSGFVGVLFGAYPAWRAARLDPIEALRRE, encoded by the coding sequence ATGATGCGATCGTCCGATCTGGTTTCCAGCGCCATGCGGGCGTTGCGCTCGAATCCGCTGCGCTCGGCGCTGACGGCGTTGGGCGTCATTATCGGCGTGAGCTCGGTGGTGGCGATGGTGTCCCTCGGCTCAGGCGCGCAGGCGCAGGTGGAGCGTTCGATCGCGAGCCTTGGTTCGAACCTGTTGATCGTCGTGCCGGGCGCGATGCGCGGCGGTGGCGGCGTGCGGATGGCGGCCGGCGGTTCGGGTGGTGGCGGCGGCGGTTGGGATTCGCTGACGATGGATGACGCGACCGCCATCGCACAAGTGGATGGCGTGATCGCCGTTGCGCCATCGCAACGGACGCGCGGGCAAGTGATCGCCAATGGCGTGAACTGGAACCCCCAGATCGAGGGCGTGACGCCCGCTTACCTCACGGCCCGCGATTGGACCGTGGAGCAGGGGCGCTTCTTTGATGACACAGAAGAACGCCAGGCGCGCCGCGTTGTCGTCATCGGCCAAACGGTGGTTGATCAGCTTTTTCCGAACGTCGATCCGCTCGGCGAGAACGTGCGTATCAATGGCGGTTCCTACGAAGTGATCGGCGTCTTGGCTTCTAAGGGACAGAACGGGTTTCAAGATCAGGACGATATCGTGCTCGCGCCGCTGACGACGGTGAAGCGGCGCATCTCCGGGCGAAACCGGCGCGCCGACACGGTGAGCCAGATTTCCGTGAAGGCGGAGAGCGAAGATGCGCTGGCTCGTGTCGAGGAGGACGTCACGAATCTGTTGCGTCAGCGTCACCGGACAAGCGAAGGCGAGGACGACTTTACAGTGCAGAACTTGTCGTCTGTGTCGGAGGCGATGCAGCAGACAACGCAGGTGTTTACATACCTCCTGGGGGGAATCTCGGCGGTGTCTCTTCTCGTGGGAGGCATCGGCATCATGAATATTATGCTGGTGTCGGTTACGGAACGGACGCGCGAGATCGGCTTGCGCAAGGCGCTAGGCGCGCGTGAAAGCGACATTCTGCATCAATTTGGGCTTGAAGCCGTTGCGTTATCGGTCGCGGGAGGTGTCGTGGGCTTGGCCCTCGGCGTGCTCGGGGCCTGGGGAATGACAACGCTCTTTAACCTGCCCTTGGTGTTGTCGCCGTTAAACGCTGCCTTAGCTATATTGTTCTCCGGCTTCGTCGGCGTCCTGTTTGGCGCCTACCCGGCCTGGCGGGCGGCGCGCCTTGATCCGATCGAGGCGTTGAGGCGTGAGTAG
- a CDS encoding type I secretion outer membrane protein tolC precursor, whose protein sequence is MRALMVSLLALSIAMPASADTLAEAMSAAVDSNPTLAAQRARLRATREQLPQAWAEALPQISISGGATRSSSSGERSDGTPITDPASESWSSSASASQLLFGSGRVLASTRAARASIRGAVADYDLALQNLLIDVTSAYANVRQSQDVVAAREQTVSNLGTLLEYAQAQFDAGVVTRTDVAQAQARYAQARTQLVQAQGGLAAAVQAYQRLVGRPPSDLQAPPQTQGLPADLESALNTAGTNSPVLRGAIADTELADANVDVAAAQGRLRVTLEGSQSLSGDFDAEDFQAEGDSVGVRLSVPLFQGGAIRSRTRAQRALRSASNLDLAAAQRNVQEGVTNAWTGLASARAAVESARDQVQASELAYEGVRLEQETGLRSTVEVLDQEQDLLTARLALAQAERDLVVAERQMLAQIGQLAPPLDAADAGEIRGR, encoded by the coding sequence ATGCGTGCACTGATGGTATCGCTCTTGGCGCTTTCGATCGCCATGCCCGCATCGGCGGATACATTGGCCGAGGCGATGAGCGCGGCGGTGGACTCAAACCCGACCTTGGCCGCGCAGCGTGCGCGGCTGCGGGCGACGCGCGAGCAGCTGCCGCAGGCTTGGGCCGAAGCGTTGCCGCAGATTTCGATCTCGGGCGGCGCAACGCGCTCCTCTAGCAGTGGCGAGCGCAGCGACGGCACGCCGATCACCGATCCCGCCAGCGAGAGCTGGTCAAGCAGCGCCAGCGCATCGCAATTGCTGTTTGGCTCAGGCCGTGTGCTGGCCTCAACGCGCGCGGCGCGCGCGTCGATCCGCGGCGCTGTGGCCGACTACGATCTGGCTCTGCAGAATCTGCTGATCGACGTGACCAGCGCGTACGCCAATGTGCGCCAGTCTCAAGACGTCGTCGCGGCGCGTGAGCAGACCGTGTCAAACCTCGGCACGCTGCTGGAATATGCGCAAGCGCAATTCGACGCCGGCGTGGTGACGCGTACGGACGTTGCGCAAGCGCAGGCGCGGTATGCCCAGGCGCGTACGCAATTGGTGCAGGCGCAAGGCGGACTGGCTGCGGCGGTGCAGGCCTATCAACGCCTCGTTGGGCGTCCGCCGAGCGATTTGCAGGCGCCGCCTCAGACGCAAGGTCTGCCGGCCGATCTCGAGAGCGCGCTCAATACGGCGGGCACGAATAGCCCCGTCTTGCGTGGCGCGATCGCCGACACCGAACTCGCGGACGCCAATGTTGATGTCGCGGCCGCGCAGGGGCGCTTGCGTGTGACGCTGGAAGGATCGCAATCGCTGTCCGGTGATTTTGACGCCGAGGATTTCCAGGCGGAAGGGGATTCCGTTGGCGTGCGTTTGTCGGTGCCGTTGTTCCAGGGCGGCGCGATCCGGTCGCGAACGCGCGCGCAACGCGCTTTGCGTTCGGCGTCCAACCTTGATCTGGCCGCCGCGCAGCGCAACGTGCAGGAGGGCGTCACAAACGCGTGGACGGGGCTTGCTTCTGCGCGTGCAGCGGTGGAATCCGCGCGCGATCAAGTGCAGGCGTCCGAGCTTGCTTACGAAGGCGTGCGGCTTGAGCAGGAAACGGGTTTGCGCTCGACGGTCGAAGTGCTTGACCAGGAGCAGGATCTGCTGACAGCGCGGCTCGCGCTTGCGCAGGCGGAGCGCGATTTGGTTGTCGCCGAGCGGCAGATGCTGGCGCAGATCGGGCAGCTCGCGCCGCCGCTTGATGCGGCTGATGCTGGTGAAATTCGCGGGCGCTAA
- a CDS encoding cystathionine gamma-lyase, whose protein sequence is MTSRETICAHAGGAQDQATGGVTPAIQLSTTFMRGTDNQLVTENFYSRYSGPNLRDAESAIAQLEGAADARLFSSGMAAALAIFRRLPPGAHVVTTSRGYFSIVAWLKEQGERGALSVSLFDPREPEALARALKPGVTKVVWIETPVNPVYEVVDIAEAARLSHESGALLAVDSTAASPILTRPIEHGADLVFHSATKYLNGHADVLAGVVATRDAALPIWADIDMERRVGGATLGAFEAWLLLRGMRTLHLRVAQASRTALDLAKRLEAHPAISRVTYPGLESHPQHAIAKRQMTGGFGGMMSFELKGGEAAALGVIAKRKLIKVATSLGGVESKLEHRRSIEGPASDVPPGLLRFSVGCEHADDLWADLAQALG, encoded by the coding sequence ATGACCTCTCGCGAAACCATTTGTGCTCATGCTGGCGGCGCTCAAGATCAAGCGACCGGCGGGGTTACACCGGCAATCCAGCTCTCAACCACCTTCATGCGCGGGACTGACAACCAACTCGTCACGGAAAATTTCTACTCCCGCTACAGCGGCCCAAATCTGCGCGATGCCGAGAGCGCCATCGCCCAACTCGAAGGCGCGGCGGACGCTCGCCTTTTCTCCTCGGGTATGGCCGCCGCTTTGGCGATTTTCCGGCGGCTGCCGCCCGGCGCTCATGTCGTCACCACATCGCGCGGCTATTTCAGCATCGTCGCCTGGCTCAAGGAGCAGGGCGAGCGCGGCGCGCTCAGCGTCAGCCTGTTCGATCCACGCGAACCCGAAGCGCTCGCGCGCGCGCTGAAGCCAGGCGTTACGAAAGTGGTCTGGATCGAAACGCCGGTGAACCCGGTTTACGAAGTGGTCGATATCGCCGAAGCCGCGCGTCTCTCGCATGAATCCGGCGCATTGCTCGCGGTCGATTCCACCGCCGCCTCACCGATCCTCACCCGCCCGATCGAGCATGGCGCCGATCTCGTGTTCCACTCCGCCACCAAATATCTCAACGGGCACGCCGATGTGCTCGCTGGCGTCGTCGCCACGCGTGACGCGGCGCTGCCAATCTGGGCCGACATCGATATGGAGCGCCGCGTCGGCGGCGCCACGCTTGGGGCGTTTGAGGCGTGGCTGTTGCTCCGCGGCATGCGCACGCTGCATCTGCGCGTCGCGCAGGCGAGCCGCACCGCGCTTGATTTGGCCAAGCGGCTTGAGGCGCACCCGGCGATCAGCCGCGTCACCTATCCGGGCCTGGAAAGCCATCCCCAACATGCCATCGCCAAACGGCAAATGACCGGAGGCTTCGGCGGCATGATGTCGTTTGAGCTGAAGGGTGGAGAAGCCGCCGCCCTCGGCGTGATCGCCAAACGAAAGCTCATCAAAGTCGCCACATCGCTCGGCGGCGTTGAAAGCAAGCTTGAGCATCGCCGCTCAATCGAAGGCCCAGCTTCGGACGTTCCGCCCGGATTGCTCCGCTTCTCCGTCGGCTGCGAACACGCAGACGATCTCTGGGCCGACCTGGCGCAAGCGCTGGGTTAG
- a CDS encoding permeases of the major facilitator superfamily, producing MTHIDLAAPMEVHVRSAARTNTAWTALVLLAVTICSGVAMRTVFSPVQELVARDLRFSDFQVSLIQGLALSIPVALLSIPIGRMTDRGNRAQLLFGLSVLWTLGSFGTVFAVDFWQMFVARMFAGIGSMCALTVAISMAADMSAPHMRGRSLLLLSLGNLVGAALAFALGGALLGHFANVAPPLPGLAPWRSVHLAFSGVSVLLTLLLLTIREPARHEVADASPDVGAALRALWQRRALIAPLFLGQVTVVMADAAATIWAAPVLSRSYGLQPEQFAGWIGLVLLGSGIVGSILGGLSADAGQKSKIKGGILLGAVITAILSIPAAFFPMMPTTLGFALMLFLLMTCGAITGLVTAAALSVLVPNEIRGVCLGAFIVVGAIIGFGVAPTLTTLLADAFGGPHALRYGLTATSVGVSVISALGFIAAMRSAPRAA from the coding sequence ATGACTCACATTGATCTCGCTGCGCCGATGGAGGTGCACGTTCGCTCGGCCGCGCGCACAAACACGGCATGGACGGCGCTTGTCCTTCTCGCGGTCACGATCTGCAGTGGCGTGGCGATGCGCACCGTGTTCAGCCCGGTGCAGGAACTGGTCGCGCGCGATTTGCGCTTCAGCGATTTCCAAGTGAGCCTTATTCAAGGCTTGGCGCTCTCTATCCCGGTCGCCCTTCTCTCCATTCCAATCGGCCGCATGACCGATCGCGGCAACCGCGCGCAGCTTTTGTTTGGCCTTTCCGTGCTTTGGACACTTGGCTCGTTCGGCACCGTGTTCGCCGTCGATTTTTGGCAAATGTTCGTCGCGCGCATGTTCGCCGGCATTGGCTCCATGTGCGCGCTCACCGTCGCCATTTCGATGGCCGCGGACATGAGCGCGCCGCATATGCGGGGCCGTTCGCTTCTCCTCCTTTCGCTCGGCAACCTGGTCGGCGCGGCGCTCGCCTTCGCGCTCGGCGGCGCGTTGCTGGGGCACTTCGCCAATGTTGCACCGCCATTGCCGGGCCTCGCGCCATGGCGCAGCGTGCACCTCGCGTTCAGCGGCGTCAGCGTTTTGCTCACGCTGCTCTTGCTCACGATCCGCGAACCCGCACGTCACGAGGTCGCCGATGCGAGCCCCGACGTTGGCGCCGCACTGCGCGCGCTTTGGCAACGACGCGCCCTGATCGCCCCACTCTTTCTCGGCCAAGTCACGGTCGTTATGGCGGACGCCGCCGCGACAATCTGGGCGGCGCCCGTGCTATCGCGCAGCTACGGCCTCCAACCTGAGCAATTCGCCGGCTGGATCGGCCTGGTGTTGCTTGGCTCGGGAATTGTGGGCTCAATCCTGGGCGGCCTGTCCGCCGACGCGGGCCAGAAAAGCAAGATCAAGGGTGGCATCCTGCTCGGCGCTGTAATCACGGCGATCCTCTCGATCCCGGCGGCGTTTTTTCCGATGATGCCGACGACACTCGGCTTTGCATTGATGCTGTTCCTGCTCATGACATGCGGCGCGATCACCGGCCTCGTCACCGCAGCCGCGCTCTCAGTGCTCGTACCCAACGAAATCCGCGGTGTTTGTCTGGGCGCCTTCATCGTCGTCGGCGCCATCATCGGCTTTGGCGTAGCGCCGACGCTGACAACGCTTCTTGCGGACGCTTTCGGCGGCCCCCACGCGCTCCGCTATGGCCTGACGGCCACGAGCGTCGGCGTAAGCGTTATTTCCGCGCTGGGCTTCATCGCCGCAATGCGGTCCGCACCGCGAGCTGCGTGA
- a CDS encoding lactate-responsive regulator LldR in Firmicutes of GntR family produces the protein MSSANSNPRPAESGSLVQTAMQAVTNYIRTERMRVGDTLPGEAHFAEQLGVSRAVMREAFGALAALRLIDVGNGRKPRVGAIDGAVIAASLDHAVSTAQITVPEIWDVRRTIEMRTAALAAVSRTEEEAAEIVALAEAMAKDGDDLTSRIQHDIAFHNAIARASHNALFVQIVASFAPLMEVAVPTAWRTRTTAKQRHETIARHRAVADAIRKRDPLAATSAMSTHFDGAIGDILKAQAKDDSH, from the coding sequence GTGAGTTCGGCGAATTCAAATCCGCGTCCTGCGGAAAGCGGCTCGCTGGTGCAAACAGCCATGCAGGCTGTCACCAACTACATCCGCACTGAGCGTATGCGCGTCGGCGATACTTTGCCCGGCGAAGCGCATTTCGCCGAACAGCTCGGCGTCAGTCGCGCGGTGATGCGCGAAGCGTTCGGCGCGTTGGCGGCGCTACGCCTGATCGACGTCGGCAATGGCCGCAAGCCGCGTGTCGGGGCCATCGATGGCGCCGTGATCGCCGCGTCGCTCGATCACGCCGTCTCCACCGCGCAAATCACCGTGCCGGAAATCTGGGACGTGCGCCGCACGATCGAGATGCGCACCGCCGCGCTCGCGGCGGTTTCACGGACAGAGGAAGAAGCAGCCGAGATCGTGGCGCTGGCCGAAGCCATGGCCAAGGACGGTGACGACCTCACCAGCCGCATTCAACACGACATCGCCTTCCACAACGCCATCGCCAGGGCCAGCCACAACGCGCTGTTCGTGCAGATCGTCGCCTCGTTCGCGCCGCTCATGGAAGTCGCCGTGCCAACTGCATGGCGGACGCGAACGACCGCAAAGCAGCGCCACGAAACCATTGCGCGTCACCGCGCGGTCGCGGATGCGATCCGCAAACGCGATCCACTCGCCGCAACGAGTGCAATGAGCACGCATTTCGACGGCGCGATTGGCGACATCCTGAAAGCACAGGCCAAAGATGACTCACATTGA
- a CDS encoding transcriptional regulator of AraC family: protein MTLLVGPRLLADAPLPPEPVTISFSNDGDTPALTFDFNPTPHNLGRDADLTLVVQRCAYERLGGLTSDVHGFHQPSALRAIVHAIRDCAMKGETLKVYRLGKSIELLCETIRLINADELVPLASDGVMSLEDARRVVAARRMIDERWGEKLTLDRIARACGLNRAKLTRGFRDMFSCTIAEAIADRRLSHASQMLRTTSLPVSSIGYENGYLNNASFARAFARRFGVSPTDFRQAAA, encoded by the coding sequence ATGACATTGCTGGTCGGGCCGAGGCTGCTCGCAGATGCGCCGCTGCCGCCAGAGCCGGTGACGATTTCGTTCAGCAACGATGGCGACACGCCCGCTCTCACCTTCGATTTCAATCCAACGCCCCACAACCTTGGGCGTGACGCGGATCTGACGCTCGTCGTTCAGCGCTGCGCTTATGAACGCCTTGGCGGACTGACGTCCGACGTCCATGGCTTCCATCAACCTTCGGCTCTGCGCGCGATCGTGCACGCCATTCGCGATTGCGCGATGAAAGGCGAAACCCTGAAAGTCTATCGCCTCGGCAAAAGCATCGAGCTGTTATGCGAAACCATCCGGCTGATCAACGCAGACGAACTTGTGCCGTTGGCAAGCGACGGAGTGATGTCGCTTGAGGATGCGCGCCGCGTCGTCGCCGCGCGGCGTATGATCGATGAGCGCTGGGGCGAAAAACTCACACTTGACCGTATCGCGCGTGCATGCGGCCTGAACCGCGCCAAACTCACGCGAGGCTTTCGCGACATGTTCAGCTGCACCATCGCTGAAGCCATCGCAGATCGCCGCTTGAGTCACGCTAGCCAGATGCTGCGCACCACAAGCCTACCGGTGTCCTCCATCGGCTACGAGAACGGCTACCTCAACAACGCCAGCTTTGCTCGCGCCTTCGCGCGCCGCTTTGGCGTCTCGCCCACCGATTTCCGCCAGGCCGCGGCTTAA